The following coding sequences are from one Rathayibacter sp. VKM Ac-2760 window:
- a CDS encoding DUF4394 domain-containing protein encodes MSRTLKVGITAVAVAGVMAVAPVFAGASSVAPAAATSASSSTSVDATAASLVSAARAVAGKLRVVGLADGGTKLVQFNPLKPGTVTGSVAVSGLTGGDTALVGIDYRVQDGKLYGVGNTAASAGVYSIDAATGVATPVTRLTVALSGTAFGVDFNPAANALRVISDTGQNLRQPFATPGAATVADGALSYAAPAVATGVNGAAYTNNDLDPNTATTLFVLDTALDQIAIQSPANAGTLAPTGKLGVDAAGVTGFDIYSVLRNGSSVGSIGLAAVNGSLYQVGVLEGTATRLGTLGGGVTDIAIPLVQR; translated from the coding sequence ATGAGCAGGACCCTGAAAGTCGGCATCACCGCTGTCGCCGTGGCCGGTGTGATGGCCGTGGCCCCCGTCTTCGCCGGAGCGAGCAGTGTTGCTCCCGCCGCGGCGACCAGCGCTTCCAGCAGTACCTCGGTCGACGCGACCGCCGCGAGCCTGGTCAGCGCGGCCCGCGCGGTGGCGGGCAAGCTGCGCGTCGTCGGTCTCGCCGACGGCGGCACGAAGCTCGTGCAGTTCAATCCCCTCAAGCCCGGCACGGTGACGGGCAGCGTCGCCGTCAGCGGCCTGACCGGCGGCGACACCGCGCTGGTCGGCATCGACTACCGGGTCCAGGACGGCAAGCTCTACGGCGTCGGGAACACCGCGGCGAGCGCCGGCGTCTACTCCATCGACGCGGCCACCGGAGTGGCGACCCCGGTCACCCGCCTCACCGTGGCGCTGAGCGGCACCGCCTTCGGAGTCGACTTCAACCCCGCCGCGAACGCTCTCCGCGTGATCAGCGACACCGGGCAGAACCTCCGCCAGCCGTTCGCCACTCCCGGCGCGGCGACGGTGGCCGACGGCGCGCTGAGCTACGCGGCGCCCGCGGTGGCCACGGGCGTCAACGGGGCGGCGTACACCAACAACGACCTCGACCCGAACACGGCGACCACCCTGTTCGTCCTGGACACGGCGCTCGACCAGATCGCCATCCAGTCCCCGGCGAACGCGGGCACGCTGGCGCCGACCGGGAAGCTCGGCGTCGACGCGGCGGGCGTCACCGGCTTCGACATCTACTCCGTGCTCCGCAACGGCAGCTCCGTCGGCTCGATCGGCCTCGCCGCCGTCAACGGGTCGCTCTACCAGGTCGGCGTGCTCGAGGGCACGGCCACCCGGCTCGGCACCCTCGGCGGGGGCGTCACCGACATCGCGATCCCGCTCGTCCAGCGCTGA
- a CDS encoding WYL domain-containing protein, with translation MTGPSSRMLELLSLLQVRREWAGEVLAQRLDVSPRTVRRDVDRLRGLGYRIDAARGPAGGYRLAAGSELPPLLFDEEQAVAVALALAVAPASGADIAEAATRALATVRQVMPTRLRARVDAVQVVVAPGRDTVDPDVLIAVSTAVRDRQILRFAYASPETGTGDRPSIRVQPHAVVARNGRWYLLAWVPDRDDWRTYRVDRIRPDSPTGAPFARREVPGGDPAVFVDSRFRGGDGTSGPPCVGTADLEVAADAVRPYLGADDVLEVLGSGRCRLTAGSWSWTALAARFAGLGVPFQVSGQAELSAAMTGLARRLDAHAEPSTSASPEPGEAAERQG, from the coding sequence GTGACCGGACCCTCCTCGCGCATGCTCGAACTGCTCTCGCTGCTGCAGGTGCGCCGGGAGTGGGCCGGTGAGGTCCTCGCGCAGCGACTGGACGTCAGCCCGCGGACGGTGCGCCGCGACGTCGACCGCCTGCGCGGCCTCGGCTACCGCATCGATGCCGCACGGGGACCGGCCGGCGGCTACCGGCTCGCCGCGGGGTCCGAGCTGCCGCCGCTGCTCTTCGACGAGGAGCAGGCGGTCGCCGTCGCGCTCGCGCTCGCGGTCGCCCCCGCCTCCGGGGCGGACATCGCGGAAGCGGCGACCCGGGCGCTCGCGACCGTGCGCCAGGTGATGCCCACCCGACTCCGCGCCCGGGTCGACGCGGTGCAGGTGGTCGTCGCCCCCGGTCGCGACACCGTCGACCCCGACGTCCTCATCGCGGTGAGCACCGCGGTGCGCGATCGGCAGATCCTCCGCTTCGCCTACGCCTCGCCGGAGACGGGGACCGGCGACCGGCCGTCGATCCGCGTCCAGCCGCACGCCGTCGTCGCGCGGAACGGCCGCTGGTACCTGCTCGCGTGGGTGCCGGACCGCGACGACTGGCGCACCTACCGCGTCGACCGGATCCGGCCCGACAGCCCCACCGGCGCGCCCTTCGCGCGGCGCGAGGTGCCGGGAGGCGACCCGGCGGTCTTCGTCGACTCCCGGTTCCGCGGCGGAGACGGGACCAGCGGCCCGCCCTGCGTCGGCACGGCGGACCTCGAGGTCGCTGCCGACGCGGTCCGGCCCTACCTCGGGGCGGACGACGTCCTCGAGGTGCTCGGCTCGGGGCGCTGTCGCCTCACCGCGGGGTCCTGGTCGTGGACCGCGCTGGCGGCTCGGTTCGCCGGCCTGGGAGTGCCGTTCCAGGTGTCCGGGCAGGCGGAGCTGAGCGCGGCGATGACCGGGCTCGCCCGTCGACTCGACGCTCACGCCGAGCCGTCGACGTCCGCGAGTCCGGAGCCGGGGGAAGCGGCCGAGCGGCAGGGATGA
- a CDS encoding VOC family protein, with product MTFTVTPHLNFDGDARAALEFYGAALGVEPTVVTYGQIGASEDPAWADRVVYGDVVTPDGFAIKAFDVWPHQTWDQGSNAFYAYVEGTDEAAITRLWHGLLEGAEIRQPLGPSAWSPLAGQLRDRFGVIWALDVPAAR from the coding sequence ATGACCTTCACCGTCACGCCGCACCTCAACTTCGACGGCGACGCCCGCGCGGCGCTCGAGTTCTACGGCGCCGCCCTCGGCGTCGAGCCCACCGTCGTGACCTACGGCCAGATCGGCGCGTCCGAGGACCCGGCGTGGGCCGACCGCGTCGTGTACGGGGACGTCGTCACACCCGACGGCTTCGCGATCAAGGCGTTCGACGTCTGGCCGCACCAGACCTGGGACCAGGGCTCGAACGCGTTCTACGCCTACGTCGAGGGCACCGACGAGGCGGCGATCACCCGGCTCTGGCACGGACTGCTCGAGGGCGCCGAGATCCGACAGCCCCTCGGCCCCTCCGCCTGGTCACCGCTCGCCGGGCAGCTCCGCGACCGCTTCGGCGTGATCTGGGCCCTGGACGTCCCCGCCGCGCGCTGA